One Polaribacter sp. SA4-12 genomic window carries:
- a CDS encoding PIG-L family deacetylase, giving the protein MKKTTIFIFTFLLISLSLFAQKPQKLTSNQIYEKIQKLNFLGTALYIAAHPDDENTRLIAYLANNVKARTGYLSLTRGDGGQNLIGPEIRELLGVIRTQELLAARSVDGGEQFFSRANDFGYSKHPDETLEIWNKKEVLSDVVWAIRTFKPDVIINRFDHRTPGTTHGHHTASAMLSVEAFDLANDKTKYAKQLKYTSVWQPKRLFQNTSSWFYRGREDEFKKATEGFTKFNIGVYYPLKGVSNNELASMASSQHLCQGFGRLTTRGEQTEYAELLKGNPLKDKTDIFSGINTTWNRVKNGGEIGTILYEIENNFDFVNPSKHLPKLMEAYQLIQELKDNHWRVIKEKQIKTIIEGCAGLYLEASAVSSSGTPNSTIEVNFEALNRSDVNIELTSITSTIDNKTVSKELDLELNKKINFKETINLKAKSFSDPYWLRKEASLGMYNVDDQLLIGNPETPRPAKIDFNLIIDDVAISITKNVVRRYAERDKGEIYEPFEILPRVTTKLKDKVLIFSDDVVKKVLVEVRAGANNVSGNVSLKVPTSWMVSPKEIAFNINQKNDKRTVAFFVTPPKNQSEGKLEVIATSEGKTYKKELIEINYNHIPKQSVLSNSEAKIVRLNIKKAGDKIGYIKGAGDVVPESLRQIGYFVENINPLEINEKNLLKYDAIVLGIRAYNVVKELKFKQKFLLEYVAKGGNMIVQYNTNRRVDVAAPFSLSLSRDRVTDEFAEVRILDKNNSLLNFPNKITNEDFKGWVQERGLYFPDYWSREYTPILSMNDKGETAKNGSLLIAKYGKGNYIYTGLSFFRELPAGVSGAYKLFANLLSVGKE; this is encoded by the coding sequence ATGAAAAAAACTACGATTTTTATATTTACATTTTTGTTGATATCATTGAGTTTATTCGCTCAAAAGCCACAAAAATTAACTTCGAATCAGATTTACGAGAAAATTCAAAAACTAAACTTTTTAGGAACCGCTTTATACATTGCTGCACATCCAGATGATGAAAATACGCGATTAATTGCATATTTAGCAAATAACGTAAAAGCAAGAACTGGCTATTTATCGCTAACAAGAGGCGATGGAGGTCAGAATTTAATTGGTCCAGAAATTAGAGAATTGTTAGGCGTAATTAGAACTCAAGAATTATTAGCCGCAAGAAGCGTAGATGGAGGAGAACAGTTTTTTAGTAGAGCAAATGATTTTGGTTATTCGAAACATCCAGATGAAACCTTAGAAATTTGGAATAAAAAAGAAGTTTTAAGTGATGTTGTTTGGGCAATTAGAACTTTTAAACCAGATGTAATTATTAATAGATTCGATCATAGAACTCCAGGTACAACACATGGTCATCATACAGCTTCTGCGATGTTAAGTGTTGAAGCTTTTGATCTTGCAAATGATAAAACAAAATATGCTAAACAACTTAAATATACGAGTGTTTGGCAACCAAAACGTTTGTTTCAAAATACATCTTCTTGGTTTTATAGAGGAAGAGAAGATGAATTTAAAAAAGCAACCGAAGGTTTTACGAAATTCAATATTGGAGTTTACTATCCTTTAAAAGGAGTTTCTAATAATGAGCTAGCTTCAATGGCAAGCAGTCAACATTTATGTCAAGGTTTTGGGCGATTAACAACAAGAGGAGAACAAACTGAATATGCTGAGTTATTAAAAGGAAATCCTTTAAAAGATAAAACGGATATTTTTTCAGGAATAAATACTACTTGGAATCGTGTGAAAAACGGAGGAGAAATAGGAACTATTTTATATGAAATTGAAAATAATTTCGATTTTGTAAATCCGTCTAAACATTTACCAAAATTGATGGAAGCGTATCAATTGATTCAAGAATTAAAGGACAATCATTGGCGAGTAATTAAAGAAAAGCAAATTAAAACAATTATTGAAGGGTGTGCTGGTTTGTATTTAGAAGCTTCTGCTGTGAGTTCTTCAGGAACACCAAATTCTACTATTGAAGTTAATTTTGAAGCTTTAAATAGGAGTGATGTAAATATTGAATTGACTTCAATTACATCAACAATTGATAACAAAACGGTTTCTAAAGAATTAGATTTAGAATTGAATAAAAAAATCAATTTTAAAGAGACAATCAACTTAAAAGCAAAGAGTTTTTCTGATCCTTATTGGTTGCGAAAAGAAGCTTCTTTAGGAATGTACAATGTAGATGATCAATTATTGATTGGAAATCCAGAAACACCAAGACCAGCAAAAATTGATTTCAATTTAATTATTGATGATGTAGCTATTTCTATCACAAAAAATGTGGTGAGAAGGTATGCAGAACGCGATAAAGGTGAAATTTATGAGCCTTTCGAAATTTTACCTAGAGTTACTACAAAACTAAAAGATAAAGTACTTATTTTTTCTGATGATGTTGTTAAAAAAGTTTTGGTTGAGGTAAGAGCAGGGGCAAATAATGTTTCTGGAAATGTGAGTTTAAAAGTACCAACAAGTTGGATGGTTTCTCCAAAAGAAATTGCTTTTAATATCAATCAAAAGAACGATAAAAGAACTGTAGCATTTTTTGTAACTCCACCAAAAAATCAATCTGAAGGAAAGTTAGAAGTAATTGCTACTTCAGAAGGAAAAACATACAAAAAGGAGTTGATTGAAATCAATTATAATCACATTCCTAAACAATCAGTTTTATCAAATTCTGAAGCTAAAATTGTTCGTTTAAACATTAAAAAAGCAGGAGATAAGATTGGTTATATAAAAGGAGCTGGAGATGTTGTTCCAGAAAGTTTACGTCAAATTGGGTATTTTGTAGAAAATATTAATCCATTAGAAATTAATGAGAAAAACTTATTAAAATATGATGCCATTGTTTTAGGAATTAGAGCTTATAATGTTGTGAAGGAATTGAAATTCAAGCAAAAATTCTTGTTAGAATATGTAGCAAAAGGAGGAAACATGATTGTGCAGTACAATACAAATAGAAGAGTAGATGTTGCTGCGCCTTTTTCATTAAGTCTTTCGAGAGATAGAGTTACTGATGAATTTGCTGAGGTTCGGATTTTAGATAAAAATAATTCCCTTTTAAATTTCCCAAATAAAATTACAAACGAAGATTTTAAAGGTTGGGTGCAAGAACGTGGATTGTATTTTCCTGATTATTGGAGTAGAGAATACACACCAATTTTATCTATGAACGATAAAGGTGAAACTGCTAAAAATGGAAGTTTGCTAATTGCGAAATATGGAAAAGGAAATTACATTTATACAGGTTTAAGTTTCTTTAGAGAATTGCCTGCAGGAGTTTCTGGAGCTTATAAATTATTTGCGAATTTGTTGTCTGTTGGGAAAGAATAG
- a CDS encoding Gfo/Idh/MocA family protein has protein sequence MKNKKIRWGIIGLGNIANKFATDLATIENAELVAVASRSQENADEFAKKHNSKKAYNSYLDLAKDAEVDAVYIATPHSFHKEHAILCLKNKKAVLCEKPFAMNLQEVEEMIGVAKENNVLLMEALWTYFLPHYTYVLESLKNEKFGKLLKLEADFGFSRAFDNNSRLFKKEVGGGSLLDIGIYPIFAALSTLGKPNSIKADATFFDNGADSECNMIFKYNETEALLKSTLVEDTATEATFTCERGIIKINTMFHMPTTVTITVNGKDEIIDFNYKTIGYNFETIHFNNLLRTNKKESDVMTFEFSRNLIKTLDSVRKIIGLEY, from the coding sequence ATGAAAAATAAAAAGATACGTTGGGGAATTATTGGTCTTGGAAACATCGCTAATAAATTTGCTACAGATTTAGCAACTATAGAAAATGCAGAGTTAGTTGCCGTTGCTTCTAGAAGTCAAGAAAATGCTGATGAGTTTGCTAAGAAACATAACTCAAAAAAAGCGTATAATTCTTATTTAGATTTAGCAAAAGATGCTGAGGTTGATGCTGTTTATATTGCAACTCCACATAGTTTTCATAAAGAACATGCGATACTTTGTTTAAAAAATAAGAAAGCAGTTTTATGTGAAAAACCTTTTGCAATGAATTTGCAAGAAGTCGAAGAAATGATTGGGGTGGCAAAAGAGAATAATGTCTTGTTAATGGAAGCTTTATGGACTTATTTTTTACCTCATTATACGTATGTTTTAGAAAGTCTTAAAAATGAAAAATTCGGAAAACTTTTAAAACTAGAAGCTGATTTTGGTTTCTCCAGAGCATTTGATAATAATAGTAGATTGTTTAAGAAAGAAGTTGGTGGTGGAAGTTTATTAGATATTGGTATTTATCCCATTTTTGCTGCTTTATCTACTTTAGGTAAACCAAATTCTATAAAAGCAGATGCTACTTTTTTTGATAATGGAGCAGACTCAGAATGTAATATGATTTTTAAATACAATGAAACAGAAGCTCTTTTAAAAAGTACTTTGGTAGAAGATACTGCTACAGAAGCAACTTTTACTTGTGAAAGAGGAATTATAAAAATAAATACGATGTTTCATATGCCAACAACTGTAACGATTACAGTAAACGGTAAAGATGAAATTATTGACTTTAATTATAAAACGATTGGTTATAATTTTGAAACAATACATTTTAATAATCTTCTAAGAACAAATAAAAAAGAAAGTGATGTTATGACTTTTGAGTTTTCTAGAAACTTAATAAAAACGTTAGATTCAGTTAGAAAAATTATTGGTTTGGAGTATTAG
- a CDS encoding sodium:solute symporter — MEIESKLHAVDWIILSVTLIFIVAYGTYVTRKNDNVTDYIKGGSDSKWWTIGLSVMATQASAITFLSTPGQAFHSGMGFVQFYFGLPIAMVIICVVFIPIYHKLKVYTAYEFLEGRFDLKTRSLAAILFLIQRGLAAGITIFAPAIILSAVLGWDLLTLNIIIGFLVIIYTVSGGTKAVNVTQKQQMIIIFIGMLIAFFMIMSQLPENITFTKALEIAGASNKMKVLDFSFDLSNRYTVWTGILGGTFLMLSYFGTDQSQVQRYLSGKSVRESQLGLIFNGLLKVPMQFFILLIGVMVFVFYQFNASPLNFNPTANAAIANSEYVEEYQALKDEHTIIENDKRLLFSDGFQVEEKDRILELNTRDLELKAAAKEIIKKVDEKSIDKIESNDKDYVFIHFILNNLPRGLIGLLLAVILSAAMSSTASELNALASTTAIDLYKRNVKGDRSEEHYVKASKWFTLAWGIIAISVACVANLFDNLIQLVNIIGSIFYGNVLGIFLLAFFVKYVTGNAVFIAALITQALIIIVFLLDWLPYLWLNLLGCVLVMGIAIILQTFIPTKEGDNGDLETIGIE, encoded by the coding sequence ATGGAGATAGAAAGCAAATTACACGCAGTAGACTGGATAATTTTATCTGTAACATTAATTTTTATTGTTGCTTACGGAACTTACGTAACCAGAAAAAACGACAATGTTACCGATTATATAAAAGGTGGAAGTGACTCGAAATGGTGGACAATTGGTTTGTCTGTAATGGCAACGCAAGCGAGTGCAATAACGTTTTTATCAACTCCAGGACAAGCTTTTCATAGCGGAATGGGGTTTGTGCAATTTTACTTCGGATTGCCAATTGCAATGGTGATTATTTGTGTGGTTTTTATACCAATTTATCACAAATTAAAAGTGTACACTGCATATGAGTTTTTAGAAGGAAGATTCGATTTAAAAACCAGAAGTTTAGCCGCAATTTTGTTTCTAATTCAGAGAGGTTTGGCAGCAGGAATTACCATTTTTGCGCCTGCAATTATTTTAAGTGCAGTTTTAGGTTGGGATTTATTAACGTTAAATATTATCATCGGTTTTTTAGTAATTATTTATACGGTTTCTGGAGGAACAAAAGCAGTAAATGTTACTCAGAAACAACAAATGATTATCATTTTTATTGGAATGTTAATCGCGTTTTTTATGATTATGAGTCAGCTTCCAGAAAATATTACGTTTACGAAAGCATTGGAAATTGCTGGAGCAAGTAATAAAATGAAAGTGCTAGATTTCTCTTTTGATTTAAGCAATCGTTATACAGTTTGGACAGGTATTCTTGGTGGAACTTTTTTAATGTTATCGTATTTTGGAACAGACCAAAGTCAGGTGCAGCGTTATTTATCTGGGAAATCCGTTAGAGAAAGTCAGTTAGGTTTAATTTTTAACGGATTGTTAAAAGTGCCAATGCAGTTTTTTATTCTGTTAATTGGTGTTATGGTTTTTGTTTTTTATCAATTTAATGCTTCTCCTTTAAACTTTAATCCGACTGCAAATGCTGCAATTGCAAATTCTGAATATGTAGAAGAATATCAAGCATTAAAAGATGAACATACTATTATAGAAAATGATAAAAGGTTGTTGTTTTCTGATGGGTTTCAGGTTGAAGAAAAAGACAGAATTCTAGAATTAAATACTAGAGATTTAGAGTTAAAAGCCGCCGCGAAAGAAATTATAAAAAAGGTTGATGAAAAATCAATAGATAAAATAGAATCGAACGATAAAGATTATGTGTTTATTCATTTTATTTTAAACAATTTACCAAGAGGATTAATCGGACTTTTATTGGCGGTAATTTTATCTGCAGCAATGTCTTCTACAGCATCAGAATTAAATGCGTTGGCAAGTACAACGGCCATCGATTTGTATAAGCGAAATGTAAAAGGAGATAGGAGCGAAGAGCATTATGTAAAAGCATCAAAATGGTTTACGTTGGCTTGGGGAATCATTGCCATTTCGGTGGCTTGTGTCGCCAATTTATTCGATAATTTAATTCAGTTAGTAAATATTATTGGGTCTATTTTCTATGGAAATGTTTTAGGGATTTTCTTGTTAGCATTCTTTGTTAAATATGTTACAGGAAATGCTGTTTTTATAGCAGCATTAATTACTCAAGCTTTAATTATTATCGTATTTTTACTTGATTGGTTGCCTTATTTATGGTTGAATTTATTAGGATGTGTTTTAGTAATGGGAATTGCAATTATACTACAAACATTTATTCCTACTAAAGAGGGCGACAACGGTGATTTAGAAACAATAGGAATTGAGTAA
- a CDS encoding class I SAM-dependent methyltransferase, whose product MKEMWNNRYADDDYAYGTAPNQFFQETLDKYNIEGKILLPAEGEGRNAIYAAKKGLEVFAFDISIEGRNKALKLAKKENVAINYEVGAFFDLKLTKEKFDVAALIFAHFPPNISSKYHNKIAELIKPNGYLILEGFSKNHLELQKENPNAGGPKNIDMLFSVDAIKKEFPHFEIILLEEKEIELNEGKYHTAKSKVVRFIGRKTV is encoded by the coding sequence GCACCTAATCAATTCTTTCAAGAAACGCTAGATAAATATAATATAGAAGGTAAAATTTTGTTACCCGCAGAAGGAGAAGGTAGAAATGCTATTTATGCTGCAAAAAAAGGCTTAGAAGTATTTGCTTTTGATATTAGTATTGAAGGAAGAAACAAAGCCTTAAAACTTGCAAAAAAAGAAAATGTTGCAATAAATTATGAAGTTGGTGCCTTTTTTGACTTAAAACTAACTAAAGAAAAGTTTGATGTAGCTGCATTGATTTTCGCGCATTTCCCTCCAAATATTAGTTCCAAATATCATAATAAAATTGCCGAATTAATTAAACCAAATGGTTATTTAATTCTTGAGGGTTTTAGCAAAAATCATTTAGAACTTCAGAAAGAAAACCCAAATGCTGGTGGCCCAAAAAACATTGATATGTTATTTTCTGTGGATGCTATAAAAAAGGAGTTTCCACATTTTGAAATAATTTTATTGGAAGAAAAAGAAATCGAATTAAATGAAGGAAAATATCATACTGCAAAAAGTAAAGTAGTTCGATTTATAGGCAGAAAAACTGTCTAG
- the dnaN gene encoding DNA polymerase III subunit beta produces the protein MKFIVSSSQLLKQLQVLGGVINSNNTLPILDNFLFELSENELKVSASDLETTMSSVVEVESESSGSIAVSARLLLDTLKTFPNQPLTFKTEGDNAIEISSDQGKYDMAYFSGDEFPKAVSLPSPSKTVVPASILGTAISKTIFAAGNDDLRPVMSGVFFQFSSQSLTFVATDAHKLVKYSRTDVTADQTAEFIMPKKPLNLLKGILGGSDSEVTIEYNDANAKFTFDNIVLVCRLIDGKYPNYEAVIPKENPNKLTVDRASFLNSVRRVSIFSSKTTHQIRLKMAGTELNISAEDLDFSNKADERLSCDYQGDDMQIGFNSRFLSEMLNNLSSNEVLIEMSLPNRAGILTPIDGTDEGEQVTMLVMPVMLNN, from the coding sequence ATGAAATTTATTGTATCTAGTTCGCAATTATTAAAACAATTACAGGTTTTAGGAGGCGTTATAAATAGTAACAACACATTACCAATTTTAGACAACTTTTTATTTGAATTATCTGAAAATGAACTAAAAGTTTCTGCATCAGATTTAGAAACAACTATGAGTTCTGTAGTTGAAGTAGAAAGTGAAAGTTCTGGTTCTATAGCTGTATCTGCTCGTTTATTATTAGATACTTTAAAAACATTTCCTAATCAACCTTTAACGTTTAAAACGGAAGGTGATAATGCTATTGAAATTAGCTCTGATCAAGGTAAATATGACATGGCTTATTTTAGTGGAGATGAGTTTCCAAAAGCGGTTTCTTTACCATCACCAAGTAAAACAGTTGTTCCTGCAAGTATATTAGGAACAGCAATTTCTAAAACAATATTTGCTGCTGGTAATGATGATTTAAGACCAGTAATGAGTGGAGTATTCTTTCAATTTAGTTCACAAAGTTTAACTTTTGTTGCAACAGATGCTCATAAATTAGTAAAATATTCTAGAACTGATGTTACTGCAGATCAAACTGCAGAATTCATTATGCCAAAGAAACCTTTAAATTTATTAAAAGGAATTTTAGGTGGTTCTGATAGCGAAGTAACTATTGAATATAATGACGCTAACGCAAAATTCACTTTTGATAATATCGTTTTAGTTTGTCGTTTAATTGACGGAAAATATCCTAATTACGAAGCTGTAATTCCAAAAGAGAATCCAAATAAATTAACTGTTGATAGAGCTTCTTTCTTAAACTCTGTAAGACGTGTTTCTATTTTCTCTAGTAAAACGACTCACCAGATTCGTTTAAAAATGGCAGGAACAGAATTAAATATTTCTGCTGAAGATTTAGATTTCTCTAACAAAGCTGACGAACGTTTAAGTTGCGATTATCAAGGTGATGATATGCAAATTGGTTTTAACTCTCGTTTTTTAAGCGAAATGTTAAACAACTTAAGTTCTAACGAAGTTTTAATTGAAATGTCTTTACCAAACAGAGCAGGAATTTTAACTCCTATTGACGGTACAGATGAAGGTGAACAAGTTACAATGCTTGTGATGCCTGTAATGCTGAATAACTAG